A stretch of DNA from Euzebya rosea:
GAGCTGCAGGCCCTGCGCGTCCTCCACGACGTCGGCGTCGTCGAGCGCCTCGAGCTCGGGGTCCACGACCTCCGGCGGGCCGGCCCCCTCCGCTGGGGGTCGCGACGACTTCAGCCGGGCGGCGACCGACGCGGGCCCCCACCGCCGTGTCGGGCTGGGCTGACCGTCGTGCTCCATCCCACGTCCTGACGTCCGACTGCTCGTGGCCGACGGCGGTCGCCGCGGTCGGACATGTCATAGCACCATTCGACCGCGGGCACGCCTGCTCGGTTCGTCGACCGACCGCCCTCCCGGGCAGGGTTGGGACATGACCACGGCCTACCCCAACCTGCTGCAGCCCCTCGACCTGGGCGTCACGATCCTCCGCAACCGGGTGCTGATGGGGTCGATGCACGTGGGGCTGGAGGACGACCGGCACGACCTCGGCAAGCTCGCGGCCTTCTACGCCGAACGGGCAGAGGGTGGTGTCGGGCTGATCGTCACGGGCGGCTTCGGCATCAACCGGACCGGCTGGCTGCTGCCGCTGGCCGGCAAGATGACCTCCGCCGCAGAGGTCCGCCGGCACGAACCCGTCACGAGGGCCGCCCACGACGGCGGCGCGAGGATCGCCCTCCAGCTGCTGCACGCCGGCCGCTACAGCTACCACCCGCTGGCCGTCAGCGCCTCCTGGGGCAAGTCGCCGATCTCACCGTTCCCCGCCCGCGCGATGACCGGACGGGAGATCCGCGGGACCATCGACGACTACGCCCGATCGGCGTCGCTGGCCCGCGAGGCCGGCTACGACGGGGTGGAGGTCATGGGCTCCGAGGGCTACCTGATCAACCAGTTCCTGGCCCCCCGCACCAACCGGCGCACCGACCGCTGGGGCGGCAGCCCCGAGAACCGCCGGCGCCTCGCGACGGAGGTCGTCGCCGCCGTCCGCGACGCCATGGGCCCCGACGGCATCCTGATCTACCGCCTGTCGATGCTGGACCTCGTCCGCGGCGGGCAGAGCTGGGAGGAGGTCGTCGCCCTCGCCGAGGAGGTCGAGCAGGCCGGCGCCACGATCATCAACACCGGCATCGGCTGGCACGAGGCCCGCATCCCCACGATCGTGACGTCGGTGCCGCGTGGGGCGTTCAGCTGGGTGACGGCCAAGCTGCGGCCCCACGTCGGGGTGCCGGTCGTGGCCAGCAACCGCATCAACATGCCCGCGGTCGCCGAGGAGATCCTGGCGCGGGGCGACGCCGACCTGGTGTCGATGGCCCGGCCGTTCCTGGCCGACGCCGACTGGGTCCGCAAGGCCGAGGCAGGCGCACCCGAGGACATCAACACCTGCATCGCCTGCAACCAGGCGTGCCTCGACCACGTCTTCCAGCGCACGCGGGCGACCTGCCTGGTCAACCCGCGGGCCGGCCACGAGACCGAGCTGGTCATCGAGCCGGCCGGGACCGGTCGCCGGGTCGCCGTCGTCGGCGCCGGTCCCGCCGGACTGTCCGCCGCCATCACCGCCGCCGACCGGGGCCACGACGTCGTGCTGTTCGAGGCCGGGGACGACATCGGCGGGCAGTTCCGGCTGGCCCAGCGCATCCCCGGCAAGGAGGAGTTCGCCGAGACGCTGCGCTACTACCGGCGGCAGGTCGAACGCACCGGCGTGGACCTGCGGCTGGACACCCCCGTGACCGCCGAGGAGCTGATCGCGGAGGGCTTCGACGAGGTCGTCGTCGCGACGGGCGTCCGGCCACGGATCCCCGACATCCCCGGCATCGACCGGCCCGAGGTGGTGCGCTACGACCAGGTCGTCAGCGGCGAGGTCGAGGTCGGCGACCACGTCGCCGTGATCGGTGCCGGCGGGATCGGCTTCGACGTCTGCGATTTGCTGACCCACCCCGGCATCCCCGGCGAACCCCCGGACCTGGATGAGTGGATGGCCGAGTGGGGCGTGACCGATCCCGACCGGGCCCGCGGCGGCGTCGCCGACCCGCAGCCCGTGGCGTCCGTGCGGACGGTCCACCTGCTGCAGCGCCGCACGACACGCCACGGCACGGACCTGGGCAAGACCACCGGGTGGGTGCACCGGGCCACCCTCAGGGCACGTGGCGTGACCATGCTCGGCGGGGTCCGGTACGACCGCATCGACGACGAGGGGCTCCACGTCTCCCTCGGCAAGGACCACGACGAGCAGCGTGTCCTCCCCGTGGACCACGTCGTCATCTGCGCCGGACAGGAGTCGGTGTCGGGCCTGCACGAGGCGCTGCGTGCCGCCGGTGTGGCCTCCCACCTGATCGGCGGGGCCGAGCAGGCACGGGAGGTGGACGCCAAGCGGGCGATCGAGCAGGGCGTACGCGTCGCGGCGGCGCTCTGACCGCCCGGACGTGTCGCGGGCTCCCCGGCAGCCCTCGGGCCATCGGGTGACGGGCGTATGCTCCCGACGTGCACAGGATCTTCACGACCAGCTTCGCGTCGGTCTATCCCCACTACGTCAACAAGGTCGAGCGGAAAGGCCGGACGAAGGCCGAGCTGGACCGGGTGATCGAGTGGCTGACCGGCTACGACGATGCGGCGCTGCAGCATCACCTCGACGCCGGGACCACGTTCGAGGGGTTCTTCGCCGACGCCGAGCTGAACCCCAACGTCGCGCTCGTCACCGGGGTGGTGTGCGGGGTCAGGGTCGAGGACATCGAGGACCCCCTGATGCAGAAGATCCGGTACCTGGACAAGCTCGTCGACGAGCTGGCCCGGGGCAAGGCGATGGAGAAGGTCCTCCGGGCCTGATGCTGCGCTCATCGGGGCTCGCACTGGATCCGCCACCGAGGAGGGGATGAGCCGTGGCCTACGACATCGCGCTGGTGGCAGCGGCGCTGACCTGCAGCCTCGTCACCGGCTTGCTGCTCGGATTCGCGGTCGTCGCCATGCCGGGAATCGGCACCCTCGACGACCGCACGTTCGTGCGGACGTTCCAGGCCATGGACCGGGTGATCCAGGACCGGCAGCCGGTCTTCGTGCTGCTCTGGGTGGGATCGGTCATCGCCGTCCTGGTCGTGCTGGCGCTCGGGTGGTCGCAGGAAACCGGTGGTGAGCGCCTGCTGCTCGTCGGGGCGACGGCGCTGTGGATCGGCGGCCTCCAGGTGCCCACGGCAGCGATCAACATCCCGCTCAACAACACGCTTCAGGCGGTCGATGTCGCCGCGGAGGACGACGACTCGGTCAGCCGTGCCCGCAGCGCCTTCGAGCGACGATGGAACACCTGGAACCGGGTCCGCACCGTCGCCGGGGTCCTGGCATCGACGGGGTTGGTGGTGCTTCTCGCCGCTCGGTGACGCCTTCAGGCGAGGCGCTTGATCAGGCCGTTGACCTCGTCGGCGAGCAGGTCGCACACGCCCGGCGGGAGGTCGTGGCCCATGCCGCGGACCAGCCGGAAGTGGGCACCGGGGATCGCGTCGGCGATGGAGCGGCCGGCACGATGGTTGACCAGCGGGTCGTCGGCGCCGTGCACGACCAGGGTCGGGACCTCGACCCGCTGCAGCTCGGGCACCCGGCTGCCGTCGGCGGCGATGGCGTGCAGGTGGCGGACGAACCCTGCGGGGTTGAGGCCCCGATCGAACGCGCGGCCGATCGCCGTACGCAGGTGGTCGGGGTCCGGCTCGAAGCCGGGGCTGGCGATGGCGCCCCGCATCCCTGCGATCGCGTCGATGTAGGCGTCACGGTCATGGGTGGGGATGGTCATGAAGAATGTCCTGGCCGCACGGGGCTTGGCGGGCGGCACCAGCCGTGTCCCGCTGGAGGACATCACCGGGACCAGCGATGCCAGGCGCTGCGGGTGGTGGATCGCCATGCGCTGGGCGATCATCCCGCCCATCGACACGCCGACGACGTGGGCGCGTGCCAGGCCGAGGTGGTCCATCAGGCCGACGGCGTCGTCGGCCATGTCCCGCAGGGTGTAGGGCGGAGGCGGAACCGGGACCCCGAACGTGCCGGCCAGCACACGCAGCATTGGCGAGGTGGGCGCGTCGACCTTGGTGGACAGCCCGACGTCCCGGTTGTCGAACCAGACGACACGATGGTCCTTCGACAGGTCGTCGATCAACCGCTGCGGCCAGTACACCATCTGCGTGCCCAGGCCCATGACCAGCAGGATGGTCTCCCCGTCGGTCGGTCCCGTCGCCTCGTAGTGGAGGCTGATCTGGCCGAGGTCGGCGGTGGGCATGGGTGCTCCTCTGTGGGGGATGGGTCAGCGTCTGCCGTGGCGTCCGACGATAGTCGCCCTGCCCGGACCCGGACCGGTCA
This window harbors:
- a CDS encoding NADPH-dependent 2,4-dienoyl-CoA reductase, yielding MTTAYPNLLQPLDLGVTILRNRVLMGSMHVGLEDDRHDLGKLAAFYAERAEGGVGLIVTGGFGINRTGWLLPLAGKMTSAAEVRRHEPVTRAAHDGGARIALQLLHAGRYSYHPLAVSASWGKSPISPFPARAMTGREIRGTIDDYARSASLAREAGYDGVEVMGSEGYLINQFLAPRTNRRTDRWGGSPENRRRLATEVVAAVRDAMGPDGILIYRLSMLDLVRGGQSWEEVVALAEEVEQAGATIINTGIGWHEARIPTIVTSVPRGAFSWVTAKLRPHVGVPVVASNRINMPAVAEEILARGDADLVSMARPFLADADWVRKAEAGAPEDINTCIACNQACLDHVFQRTRATCLVNPRAGHETELVIEPAGTGRRVAVVGAGPAGLSAAITAADRGHDVVLFEAGDDIGGQFRLAQRIPGKEEFAETLRYYRRQVERTGVDLRLDTPVTAEELIAEGFDEVVVATGVRPRIPDIPGIDRPEVVRYDQVVSGEVEVGDHVAVIGAGGIGFDVCDLLTHPGIPGEPPDLDEWMAEWGVTDPDRARGGVADPQPVASVRTVHLLQRRTTRHGTDLGKTTGWVHRATLRARGVTMLGGVRYDRIDDEGLHVSLGKDHDEQRVLPVDHVVICAGQESVSGLHEALRAAGVASHLIGGAEQAREVDAKRAIEQGVRVAAAL
- a CDS encoding DUF2200 domain-containing protein — translated: MHRIFTTSFASVYPHYVNKVERKGRTKAELDRVIEWLTGYDDAALQHHLDAGTTFEGFFADAELNPNVALVTGVVCGVRVEDIEDPLMQKIRYLDKLVDELARGKAMEKVLRA
- a CDS encoding DUF1772 domain-containing protein encodes the protein MAYDIALVAAALTCSLVTGLLLGFAVVAMPGIGTLDDRTFVRTFQAMDRVIQDRQPVFVLLWVGSVIAVLVVLALGWSQETGGERLLLVGATALWIGGLQVPTAAINIPLNNTLQAVDVAAEDDDSVSRARSAFERRWNTWNRVRTVAGVLASTGLVVLLAAR
- a CDS encoding alpha/beta fold hydrolase, which produces MPTADLGQISLHYEATGPTDGETILLVMGLGTQMVYWPQRLIDDLSKDHRVVWFDNRDVGLSTKVDAPTSPMLRVLAGTFGVPVPPPPYTLRDMADDAVGLMDHLGLARAHVVGVSMGGMIAQRMAIHHPQRLASLVPVMSSSGTRLVPPAKPRAARTFFMTIPTHDRDAYIDAIAGMRGAIASPGFEPDPDHLRTAIGRAFDRGLNPAGFVRHLHAIAADGSRVPELQRVEVPTLVVHGADDPLVNHRAGRSIADAIPGAHFRLVRGMGHDLPPGVCDLLADEVNGLIKRLA